The Geitlerinema sp. PCC 9228 genome includes a region encoding these proteins:
- a CDS encoding sulfurtransferase, protein MYPHLVVSTEWLYQQLYQKPDADPTGKPVVIDCRFSLAEPEWGYQQYLQAHIPGAFYLDLNRDLSSKPQKHGGRHPLPNTDQLAPKLAALGITSQETMVVAYDDSKFAFASRLWWLLRYMGHPQVAVLNGGWSGWQRAGYPTSAEIPQKPKTGDFVPQLQLEMVVDRAYVQQAQVSQDQILVDSRSRDRYLGQTEPIDPVAGTIPTSVNYFWKDVTNDDGELLPIEQQQKRWQNIGAADEAIVYCGSGVTACVNLLSMEAAGVRNRKLYVGGWSDWCSYF, encoded by the coding sequence ATGTATCCCCATCTTGTGGTTTCCACTGAGTGGCTTTACCAGCAGCTATACCAGAAACCAGACGCTGACCCTACCGGCAAGCCGGTGGTGATAGACTGTCGTTTTTCCCTTGCCGAACCGGAGTGGGGATACCAGCAATACCTACAAGCCCACATTCCGGGGGCGTTTTACCTGGATTTGAACCGGGATTTATCCAGCAAGCCACAAAAACACGGCGGTCGCCACCCTTTGCCCAATACCGACCAATTGGCGCCAAAGCTTGCTGCCCTGGGGATTACTTCCCAGGAGACTATGGTGGTTGCCTATGACGATTCTAAATTTGCTTTTGCCTCGCGGCTGTGGTGGCTGCTGCGGTATATGGGTCACCCCCAGGTGGCGGTTCTCAATGGTGGGTGGTCTGGCTGGCAAAGGGCTGGCTATCCCACCAGTGCAGAGATTCCCCAAAAACCTAAGACGGGAGATTTTGTGCCCCAGCTGCAACTGGAAATGGTGGTGGATCGTGCCTACGTGCAGCAAGCTCAAGTTTCCCAGGATCAAATTTTGGTAGATTCGCGATCGCGCGATCGCTATTTGGGTCAAACGGAACCCATCGACCCGGTTGCCGGCACCATTCCCACCTCTGTCAATTATTTTTGGAAAGATGTTACCAACGACGATGGCGAACTGTTGCCTATAGAACAACAACAAAAACGCTGGCAGAATATCGGTGCGGCGGATGAAGCGATCGTCTATTGCGGTTCTGGGGTCACTGCCTGCGTCAATTTGCTTTCTATGGAAGCTGCAGGCGTTCGCAATCGCAAGCTCTACGTTGGTGGTTGGAGCGATTGGTGTTCTTATTTTTAA